One genomic region from Geoalkalibacter sp. encodes:
- a CDS encoding aldehyde ferredoxin oxidoreductase C-terminal domain-containing protein, whose protein sequence is MNILTTDPVREPHKILYRRAVVDLASGAVTHADVPCRNLEDVLGGFGRSFQDLAARRITQAYCAENPLIVNIGLLSGSSAMTGMRTYFSGYSPIKASNKGLPAAMWSAASGKFGAKFRWTGLDELVFENRAEQPVYVLIREGENGPVVELKDAAHLRGLLTHDKIMALHDAYPDAHFAAIGPAGENWAQVSFGAVACSTENQLRTREDKSRFAGRGGLGSLMGYKNVLALVAQSRDKLKPLTPEVKQVNLSVVKGGGSLRLQPVSRGGGGGTWGAYDVMQPFHAVPINNFRPQGNDLPEKLLRENVEKDYLIKSEACFRCGITCHNNIYERQADGRPGKFLAKFDYEPLNLLGTNLGLHDAGQAAALIHLADNLGMDAISLGVTLSYVLAYNARHPERPLLNGATFGAFAKIKELVEQTGRGRCPEIGQGSRRLSQSIGETTYAYQVKGLEIAAYQPETNPGYAWAIAGGHMSMGTYGMLIREGKADLDSWVKAITDEKLQIVGFDLIGLCKFFDIAKGIATEMVQTCLKSELGLEV, encoded by the coding sequence ATGAACATTCTGACCACCGATCCCGTTCGCGAGCCGCACAAGATTCTCTACCGCCGCGCCGTCGTCGATCTGGCGAGCGGCGCCGTGACCCACGCGGATGTGCCCTGCCGCAATCTCGAGGATGTGCTGGGGGGCTTCGGCCGCTCCTTTCAGGATCTCGCCGCGCGGCGCATCACTCAAGCCTACTGCGCCGAAAATCCTCTCATCGTCAACATCGGCTTGCTCAGCGGCAGCAGCGCCATGACCGGCATGCGCACCTATTTTTCCGGCTACAGCCCCATCAAGGCCTCGAACAAGGGGTTGCCGGCGGCCATGTGGTCGGCGGCAAGCGGTAAGTTCGGCGCCAAGTTCAGGTGGACGGGCCTTGACGAGCTGGTGTTCGAGAACCGCGCCGAACAGCCCGTCTATGTGCTGATCCGCGAAGGAGAGAACGGGCCGGTGGTGGAACTCAAGGATGCCGCGCATCTGCGTGGCCTGCTCACCCACGACAAGATCATGGCGCTGCATGATGCCTATCCCGATGCCCATTTCGCCGCCATCGGCCCGGCCGGGGAGAACTGGGCGCAGGTGAGCTTCGGCGCGGTGGCGTGCAGCACCGAGAATCAACTGCGCACCCGGGAGGACAAGAGCCGCTTTGCCGGGCGCGGCGGCCTGGGAAGCCTCATGGGCTACAAGAACGTGCTGGCGCTGGTGGCGCAGAGCCGCGACAAGCTCAAGCCCCTCACCCCGGAGGTCAAGCAGGTCAACTTGAGCGTCGTCAAGGGCGGCGGCTCCCTGCGCCTGCAGCCCGTGAGCCGCGGCGGCGGAGGCGGCACCTGGGGCGCCTACGACGTCATGCAACCCTTTCATGCGGTGCCCATCAACAATTTCCGTCCCCAGGGCAACGACCTGCCCGAGAAGCTGCTGCGCGAAAATGTCGAGAAGGACTACCTCATCAAGTCCGAGGCCTGCTTTCGCTGCGGCATCACCTGCCACAACAACATTTATGAGCGCCAGGCCGACGGCAGACCGGGCAAATTCCTCGCCAAATTCGACTACGAGCCCCTCAATCTGCTTGGCACCAACCTCGGCCTGCACGATGCCGGACAGGCCGCGGCCCTCATTCATCTGGCCGACAATCTCGGCATGGACGCCATTTCCCTGGGCGTGACCCTCTCCTACGTGCTCGCCTACAACGCGCGCCACCCCGAGCGGCCGCTGCTCAACGGCGCGACCTTCGGCGCCTTCGCCAAGATCAAGGAACTGGTCGAGCAGACCGGGCGCGGCCGCTGTCCCGAAATCGGCCAGGGCTCCCGGCGGCTCTCCCAAAGCATCGGCGAAACGACCTACGCCTACCAGGTCAAGGGCCTGGAGATCGCCGCCTACCAGCCCGAAACCAATCCCGGCTACGCCTGGGCCATCGCCGGCGGGCACATGTCCATGGGCACCTACGGCATGCTGATCCGCGAGGGCAAGGCCGATCTCGACTCCTGGGTCAAGGCCATCACCGACGAGAAGCTGCAGATCGTGGGCTTTGACCTGATCGGCCTGTGCAAGTTCTTCGACATCGCCAAGGGCATCGCCACCGAGATGGTCCAGACCTGCCTCAAAAGCGAACTCGGCCTGGAGGTGAG
- a CDS encoding MoaD/ThiS family protein, which produces MNIRVKLYGVFRIGRFKDEIRAYPEGTRIAEVVRDLGFSEHLLGTVVVNDRHVSVEQELRDGDCLMILPLLDGG; this is translated from the coding sequence GTGAACATCCGCGTCAAGCTCTACGGCGTGTTTCGCATCGGGCGTTTCAAGGACGAGATCCGCGCGTATCCCGAAGGTACGCGCATCGCCGAGGTGGTGCGGGACCTGGGATTTTCCGAGCATCTGCTCGGCACGGTGGTGGTCAACGACCGGCATGTCAGCGTCGAACAGGAACTGCGCGACGGTGACTGCCTGATGATCCTGCCCCTGCTCGACGGGGGCTGA
- a CDS encoding aldehyde dehydrogenase family protein, translating to MIHQNFIDGAWVEGAAELRNLNPSDTGDLIGVYACADRAQTHAAIAAARSALGRWQAVGIQERHDLLDRIGTEILARREELGRLLSREEGKTLPEGVAEVARAGMIFKFFAGEALRLGGERLPSVRPGVEVEVSREPVGVAAVITPWNFPMAIPAWKIAPALACGNCVVFKPAALVPGSAWALTEIISRSGLPAGVFNLVMGSGAEVGETLVQSPGVDALSFTGSDKVGRALAPRLVARGARVQLEMGGKNPLVVLDDADLEVAVHCAVQGAFYSTGQRCTASSRLIVTEGIHDRFVQRLMERMQALRVDDALKPGTDIGPVVSQAQLDQDLDYLRLGREEGARLLCGGELPRRETPGYYLAPALFTETRNNMRINREEIFGPIAAVIRVCDYEEALATANDTPFGLTSGIVTTSLKHASDFKRRAQAGLVMVNLPTAGVDYHVPFGGRKGSSFGPREQGSYAREFYTVVKTAYTAP from the coding sequence ATGATCCACCAGAACTTTATCGATGGGGCCTGGGTTGAGGGAGCAGCGGAACTGCGCAATCTCAACCCTTCGGATACCGGCGATCTCATCGGCGTCTACGCCTGCGCCGACCGCGCGCAGACCCACGCCGCCATCGCCGCCGCGCGCTCCGCCCTGGGACGCTGGCAGGCGGTGGGCATTCAGGAGCGCCACGACCTTCTCGATCGCATCGGCACGGAGATCCTGGCGCGGCGCGAGGAACTCGGACGCCTGCTCTCCCGCGAGGAGGGCAAGACCCTGCCCGAGGGTGTCGCCGAGGTGGCGCGCGCCGGGATGATCTTCAAGTTTTTCGCCGGCGAGGCGCTGCGCCTGGGCGGTGAGCGTCTGCCCTCGGTGCGTCCCGGCGTGGAGGTGGAGGTGAGCCGCGAGCCGGTGGGCGTGGCGGCGGTCATCACCCCGTGGAATTTCCCCATGGCCATTCCCGCCTGGAAAATCGCTCCCGCCCTGGCCTGCGGCAACTGCGTGGTGTTCAAGCCCGCCGCCCTGGTGCCGGGCTCGGCCTGGGCTCTGACCGAAATCATTTCCCGCAGCGGCCTGCCCGCCGGGGTGTTCAATCTGGTCATGGGTTCGGGCGCCGAGGTCGGCGAAACCCTGGTTCAGTCGCCGGGCGTCGATGCCCTGAGCTTCACCGGCTCGGACAAGGTGGGCCGCGCCCTGGCGCCTCGACTCGTGGCGCGCGGCGCGAGGGTGCAACTGGAGATGGGCGGCAAGAATCCCCTGGTGGTGCTCGACGACGCCGATCTCGAAGTGGCGGTGCATTGCGCCGTGCAGGGCGCCTTCTATTCCACCGGCCAGCGCTGCACGGCCTCAAGCCGCTTGATCGTCACCGAAGGCATCCATGATCGCTTCGTGCAGCGGCTGATGGAGCGGATGCAGGCCCTGCGCGTCGATGACGCCCTCAAGCCGGGCACCGACATCGGCCCGGTGGTGAGCCAGGCGCAGCTCGATCAGGATCTGGACTATCTGCGCCTCGGTCGCGAGGAGGGCGCGCGCCTCTTGTGCGGCGGCGAGCTTCCGCGGCGCGAGACGCCGGGCTATTACCTGGCGCCCGCGCTGTTCACCGAAACCCGCAACAACATGCGCATCAACCGCGAGGAAATCTTCGGCCCCATCGCCGCCGTGATCCGCGTGTGTGACTACGAGGAGGCCCTGGCCACGGCCAACGACACCCCCTTCGGTTTGACCTCGGGCATCGTCACCACCTCCCTGAAGCACGCGAGCGATTTCAAGCGTCGCGCCCAGGCTGGGCTGGTGATGGTCAACCTGCCCACCGCCGGGGTCGATTATCATGTGCCCTTCGGCGGGCGCAAGGGGTCGAGCTTCGGGCCGCGCGAGCAGGGAAGTTACGCCCGCGAGTTCTACACCGTCGTCAAGACCGCCTACACGGCGCCCTGA
- a CDS encoding sulfite exporter TauE/SafE family protein, with amino-acid sequence MTAWLLYLATGAFAGVLAGLLGVGGGIVIVPLLTFVFTALHMPADYILHLALGTSLASIMFTSISSFRAHHARGAVNWAVVRAISLGILTGTFCGSWVAAQLSSRFLGGFFVVFLYFVAVQMFFNIRPKPSRTLPGTAGMFGVGNVIGGVSSLVGIGGGSLSVPFLAWCNLPMHHAVGTSSAIGFPIAVAGAAGYLLNGLAVDGLPSYSLGFVYLPALFGIALASVCTAPLGARLAHSLPVGRLKKIFAIFLTLMGTRLLLSFF; translated from the coding sequence ATGACGGCTTGGCTGCTCTATCTGGCGACCGGCGCTTTTGCCGGAGTGCTCGCGGGACTGCTCGGCGTGGGTGGCGGCATCGTCATCGTGCCGCTGCTGACCTTTGTCTTCACCGCCCTGCACATGCCCGCCGACTACATCCTGCACCTGGCCCTGGGCACCTCGCTGGCGAGCATCATGTTCACCTCCATTTCCAGCTTTCGCGCCCACCATGCGCGCGGCGCCGTCAATTGGGCGGTGGTGCGCGCCATTTCCCTGGGCATTCTCACCGGCACCTTCTGCGGCAGCTGGGTGGCGGCGCAGCTCAGCAGCCGTTTTCTCGGCGGCTTCTTCGTGGTTTTTCTCTATTTCGTCGCGGTGCAGATGTTCTTCAATATCCGTCCCAAACCCTCGCGTACCCTGCCCGGCACGGCCGGCATGTTCGGCGTGGGCAATGTCATCGGCGGGGTGTCGAGCCTGGTGGGCATCGGCGGCGGCAGCCTGTCCGTGCCCTTTCTCGCCTGGTGCAATCTGCCCATGCATCATGCCGTCGGCACCTCCTCGGCCATCGGGTTTCCCATCGCCGTGGCGGGGGCCGCGGGCTATCTGCTCAACGGCCTGGCCGTGGACGGGCTGCCCTCCTACAGTCTGGGTTTCGTTTATCTTCCCGCCCTGTTCGGCATCGCCCTGGCCAGCGTGTGCACCGCGCCCCTGGGCGCGCGTCTTGCCCACAGTCTGCCGGTGGGTCGCCTTAAGAAAATCTTCGCCATCTTTCTCACCCTCATGGGCACCCGCCTGCTGCTGAGTTTTTTTTAG